One genomic region from Amycolatopsis sp. FBCC-B4732 encodes:
- the ndk gene encoding nucleoside-diphosphate kinase produces the protein MTERTLVLVKPDGVARGLVGEVISRIERKGLNLVAVELRTVPQALAEEHYAEHKERSFFGELLEFITSGPLVALAVEGPRAIAAFRQLAGGTDPVEKATPGTIRGDFALETQYNLVHGSDSPESAERELKLWFPDL, from the coding sequence GTGACTGAACGCACGCTGGTCCTGGTCAAGCCCGATGGCGTCGCGCGCGGCCTCGTCGGCGAGGTCATCTCGCGGATCGAGCGCAAGGGCCTCAACCTCGTCGCCGTCGAACTGCGGACCGTGCCGCAGGCGCTGGCCGAGGAGCACTACGCTGAGCACAAGGAGCGTTCGTTCTTCGGCGAGCTGCTGGAGTTCATCACGTCGGGCCCGCTGGTCGCGCTCGCCGTCGAGGGCCCGCGCGCGATCGCCGCGTTCCGCCAGCTGGCCGGCGGCACCGACCCGGTCGAGAAGGCCACCCCGGGCACCATCCGCGGCGACTTCGCGCTGGAGACCCAGTACAACCTGGTGCACGGCTCGGACTCGCCGGAGTCGGCCGAGCGCGAGCTGAAGCTCTGGTTCCCCGACCTGTGA
- a CDS encoding maleylpyruvate isomerase family mycothiol-dependent enzyme — MTTMPFPARDYLPVLRELTGAFADALRTGDPAAKVPDCGDWTLADLGAHLGSVHRWVAEVLRTGEPQPDDFEAGPDLVSWYAESARLLLDELSAAEPGDRCWHFGGTEKTKAFWFRRQVHETAVHLVDAGSAYVLDPAVAADGVDEVLGAMLPRVTRWHAVPELPGPVSLRATDTGDVWTVHPGEPPALGPATDGASVEAPARDLLLRLWKRTGPDPRVEGDAAAALLAAPLTP, encoded by the coding sequence ATGACCACGATGCCCTTCCCCGCCCGCGACTACCTGCCCGTGCTGCGGGAGCTGACGGGCGCGTTCGCCGACGCCCTGCGCACCGGCGACCCGGCCGCGAAGGTGCCCGATTGCGGCGACTGGACCCTCGCCGACCTCGGCGCGCACCTCGGGAGTGTGCACCGCTGGGTCGCCGAGGTCCTCCGGACGGGTGAGCCGCAGCCCGACGACTTCGAAGCCGGGCCCGATCTCGTGTCGTGGTACGCCGAAAGCGCGCGGCTCCTGCTCGACGAACTTTCCGCCGCCGAGCCGGGCGATCGCTGCTGGCACTTCGGCGGCACCGAAAAGACGAAGGCGTTCTGGTTTCGCCGCCAGGTGCACGAAACCGCCGTCCACCTGGTCGACGCCGGGAGTGCGTACGTCCTCGACCCGGCCGTGGCCGCGGACGGCGTCGACGAAGTCCTCGGCGCGATGCTACCCCGCGTGACGCGCTGGCACGCCGTGCCCGAGCTGCCGGGCCCGGTTTCCCTGCGCGCCACCGACACCGGTGACGTCTGGACCGTGCACCCCGGCGAGCCGCCCGCGCTGGGCCCGGCCACCGACGGCGCGTCCGTCGAAGCGCCCGCCCGCGATCTCCTGCTGCGGCTGTGGAAGCGCACCGGCCCGGACCCGCGCGTCGAAGGCGACGCCGCGGCCGCGCTGCTCGCCGCGCCGCTCACGCCCTGA